A section of the Enterococcus montenegrensis genome encodes:
- a CDS encoding threonine/serine exporter family protein, translating into MKEELVLSTCLMAGKIMMENGSEVYRVEDTMNRIAENAGISNTVSYVTATGLFMSIRNSSFSQLEEVHERSINLEKIVAVNHLSREFAAKKITLNELNARLKRVNCDTPSFSLLWQVLAAGFVSCTLMYIFGGTWQDFTPTFFIGCLGFIAGIYVKKWLQMRFLDMFVAAFVIGALAISCVKLGLASNVDHIIIGAVMPLVPGVAITNSFRDILSGDLLSGVARGIEALFIAAAIGVGIATTLLLFGGGIA; encoded by the coding sequence ATGAAAGAAGAGCTTGTTTTAAGTACCTGTCTTATGGCGGGTAAAATTATGATGGAGAATGGTTCAGAAGTATATCGTGTAGAAGATACGATGAATCGAATCGCAGAAAACGCTGGGATTTCTAACACTGTTAGTTATGTTACGGCAACTGGCCTATTTATGAGTATACGTAATTCTTCTTTTTCTCAATTAGAAGAGGTACATGAACGTTCCATCAACTTAGAAAAAATTGTCGCCGTCAATCATCTTTCCCGCGAATTTGCAGCTAAAAAGATTACTTTAAACGAGTTAAATGCACGACTAAAACGTGTGAACTGTGACACACCGAGTTTTTCTTTACTTTGGCAAGTGCTAGCAGCAGGTTTTGTTAGTTGTACTTTAATGTATATCTTTGGCGGGACATGGCAAGATTTTACCCCCACGTTTTTTATTGGCTGTCTTGGATTTATCGCAGGAATTTATGTAAAAAAATGGTTACAAATGCGTTTTTTAGATATGTTTGTTGCAGCTTTTGTTATTGGTGCGTTGGCTATTTCATGTGTAAAGCTGGGATTAGCCAGCAATGTTGACCACATTATAATCGGAGCGGTAATGCCTTTAGTCCCTGGTGTAGCCATCACGAACTCATTTCGTGACATTTTATCAGGGGATCTGCTAAGCGGGGTTGCTCGGGGGATTGAAGCTTTATTTATTGCGGCTGCTATTG
- a CDS encoding TetR/AcrR family transcriptional regulator — MRRKVYTKDQILKAAYEVISKDGFSKFTARNIAKKMGISTQPIYLEFKNMQDLKNTLVETVMRDLQENVFPIKHTGNQIVDLGLNYINFAQENRNLYVALFVDEYGGGKMMHEFSYEYFKNMVANCPEYADLSDEYIKALHDGTWITVTGIASLMSSGIIHPSQEQIGELIQSAVDGILKMEAPEKIFNGEG; from the coding sequence ATGCGTCGTAAGGTTTATACAAAAGATCAAATATTGAAAGCCGCTTATGAAGTTATTTCAAAAGATGGCTTCAGTAAGTTTACAGCCCGTAACATTGCTAAAAAAATGGGGATTTCAACCCAGCCGATTTATTTAGAGTTTAAAAATATGCAAGATCTTAAAAACACTTTGGTTGAAACAGTTATGCGTGATTTACAAGAAAATGTCTTTCCGATTAAGCATACAGGAAATCAAATTGTTGACTTGGGTTTGAATTACATTAATTTTGCCCAAGAAAATCGTAATTTGTATGTTGCCTTATTTGTTGATGAATATGGCGGCGGCAAAATGATGCACGAGTTTTCATATGAATACTTCAAAAATATGGTGGCAAATTGCCCAGAATATGCTGACTTGTCTGACGAGTACATCAAAGCACTTCATGATGGGACTTGGATCACAGTGACAGGAATTGCTTCTTTGATGTCTTCTGGTATTATTCACCCTTCTCAAGAACAAATTGGTGAATTAATTCAATCTGCTGTTGATGGTATTTTGAAAATGGAGGCTCCAGAAAAAATTTTTAATGGGGAAGGCTAG